In SAR202 cluster bacterium, the DNA window CCCGGATTAAACGGCTTAGAGGTTACGCGGCAGATAATCAAGAAGCACCAGGGCCTTCGTGTGATCATCCTGTCGATGTACGCCAACGAAAGTTTTGTGCTGCAGGCGCTGAAGCTGGGAGCTATGGGCTACGTGTTGAAAAACGCAGGCTCCATAGAGCTCAAGAAGGCGATTCGAAGCGTCAGCGCGGGCAAGCGGTACCTTAGCCCGCCGCTGTCGGACCTGTCCTTGGAGGCCTACGTGGAGAAGGTGCGGTCCACGGGCATGGACGAGATGCAGGCCCTTACGGACCGCGAGCGCACCATATTGCAGATGACGGCGGAAGGACTTAGCAGCAACCAGATCGCTGAGAAGCTGATCATCAGCCCCAGGACTGTGGAGACCCACAGGGCCAACGTTATGCGAAAGCTCCACTTGCAGAGCCACACAGACCTTATCCGTTTTGCCCTGCGTCATGGCATTATTTCCCTGGACTAGCCCGGGAAGGCGATTGAAACGAATTACGTACTCCCACGGATTCACAAAAAGGCCGATGGGATAAAAGATTAACCCTGGAAATTAAGGTCCAATTCAGCGCCTTAACCAAATCTGAGATGAACTGGGAGCGGCAATGGTGTCAGAGATATATAAGGCCAGAAGGAAGGTTGGGCGTCCCGCAAAGGACCCCGCCAGGGGGCCGCAGAGACCCGTGCGCATACCCCTGGGATATGACAAGAATTCGCCCCAGGGCAAGGCGGAACTCGCCAGGCGGATAAAGATGGGCCAGATGAAGGCCAAGCTCCGAAGGCAGGCCGATTATTCTCAGACCCGCGCTTCCAGCTAAGCAAGATTTGTCGTTTCCCCGCCGCATATCTGCCGAGATTGGACTTCGGTATATCCGGACGGTTTATGACGCGCGCGGAAAGCTGTCAAAGGAGCCTTTCAATGGCTGATAGAGACATACCCCTGATGGCGCATCTCATGCGCCGGGCCGGGTTCGGCGCATCCCGCGACGAGCTGGAGGCCCGGGCCAAGAAGGGCTACGAGGCCACGGTGGAGGAGCTTATCGACCCCGACGCCCACGGCATGCCCAGAGTGGACATCCTCAAGCTCTACCGATACCACCCCATGACCGAGGTGCCGCCCAATCCCTCCTCGGCCCAAATGAACCTGATATTCCAATTCATTCAAACGCGGCGGCCGTTAGAAGAGAAGATGATGCTTTTCTGGCATATGCTTTTCGCCACCGGAAACTCCAAGGTGGACAGCCCGCCGGATATGATAAAGCAGATGGAGATTCTGAGGTCCAAGGGTCTGGGTAACTACAAAGACCTGCTGCTGGTGATATCCAAGAACCCCGCTATGCTGTTCTGGCTGGAT includes these proteins:
- a CDS encoding response regulator transcription factor; amino-acid sequence: MRIAIADDHKLIRDGVRSLLATERDIEVVGETSDGPQVEEMVSKCGPDILLLDVMMPGLNGLEVTRQIIKKHQGLRVIILSMYANESFVLQALKLGAMGYVLKNAGSIELKKAIRSVSAGKRYLSPPLSDLSLEAYVEKVRSTGMDEMQALTDRERTILQMTAEGLSSNQIAEKLIISPRTVETHRANVMRKLHLQSHTDLIRFALRHGIISLD